A window of Flavobacterium flavigenum contains these coding sequences:
- the rpsS gene encoding 30S ribosomal protein S19, whose amino-acid sequence MARSLKKGPFVHYKLDKKVQENVESGKNSVVKTWSRASMITPDFVGQTIAVHNGRQFVPVYVTENMVGHKLGEFSPTRSFRGHAGAKNKGKK is encoded by the coding sequence ATGGCACGTTCATTAAAAAAAGGACCTTTCGTTCATTATAAATTAGACAAAAAAGTTCAGGAAAACGTAGAAAGTGGTAAAAATAGTGTAGTTAAGACTTGGTCTAGAGCTTCTATGATTACTCCGGATTTCGTTGGACAAACTATTGCAGTTCATAACGGTCGTCAATTTGTACCAGTTTACGTAACAGAAAACATGGTAGGTCACAAATTAGGAGAGTTTTCACCAACTAGATCTTTTAGAGGTCATGCTGGAGCAAAAAATAAAGGTAAAAAATAA
- the rplB gene encoding 50S ribosomal protein L2, whose amino-acid sequence MSVRKLKPITPGQRFRVVNGYDAITTDKPERSLIAPIKNSGGRNSQGKMTMRYTGGGHKQRYRIIDFKRTKDGIPATVKSIEYDPNRTAFIALLAYADGEKTYIIAQNGLKVGQKLVSGPESQPEIGNTLPLSRIPLGTVISCIELRPGQGAVIARSAGTFAQLMARDGKYATIKMPSGETRLILLTCSATIGAVSNSDHQLVVSGKAGRTRWLGRRPRTRPVAMNPVDHPMGGGEGRSSGGHPRSRNGLPAKGYRTRSKKNPSNKYIVERRKK is encoded by the coding sequence ATGTCAGTAAGAAAATTAAAACCTATTACCCCAGGTCAGCGATTTAGAGTTGTGAATGGTTATGACGCCATTACAACTGATAAGCCGGAACGCTCTTTGATAGCGCCGATAAAAAACTCTGGAGGTAGAAATAGTCAAGGAAAGATGACCATGCGTTATACGGGTGGTGGTCACAAGCAGAGATATCGTATTATTGATTTCAAAAGAACTAAAGACGGAATTCCGGCTACTGTGAAATCAATCGAATACGATCCAAATCGTACTGCATTTATTGCTTTATTGGCTTATGCTGATGGAGAGAAAACTTATATTATCGCTCAGAACGGATTGAAAGTTGGTCAGAAATTAGTTTCTGGTCCAGAATCTCAACCAGAGATTGGTAATACATTACCTTTAAGCAGAATTCCTCTTGGAACTGTTATATCTTGTATTGAGTTACGTCCAGGGCAAGGAGCTGTTATCGCTCGTTCAGCTGGAACTTTTGCTCAGTTAATGGCAAGAGACGGGAAATACGCAACAATTAAAATGCCATCTGGGGAGACAAGATTAATCTTGTTGACTTGTTCGGCTACAATTGGAGCTGTTTCTAATTCTGATCACCAATTAGTTGTATCTGGAAAAGCAGGTAGAACAAGATGGTTAGGAAGAAGACCTAGAACTAGACCAGTAGCAATGAACCCTGTTGATCACCCTATGGGAGGTGGTGAAGGACGTTCATCTGGTGGGCATCCACGTTCAAGAAACGGATTGCCAGCTAAAGGTTACAGAACTCGTTCTAAGAAAAACCCGAGTAACAAGTATATCGTAGAACGTAGAAAGAAATAA
- the rplW gene encoding 50S ribosomal protein L23 produces MSIIIRPIVTEKVTKESEVLNRFGFVVDKKANKVQIKKAVEAAYGVTIVSVNTMNVRPDRSTKYTKSGLISGKTNAIKKAIVQVQEGETIDFYNNI; encoded by the coding sequence ATGAGCATCATTATCAGACCTATAGTAACGGAAAAAGTAACCAAAGAAAGTGAAGTTCTAAACCGCTTCGGATTCGTTGTTGACAAGAAAGCAAACAAAGTGCAAATTAAGAAAGCTGTAGAAGCTGCTTATGGTGTAACTATTGTTTCAGTTAACACAATGAATGTGAGACCGGACAGATCTACTAAATATACTAAAAGTGGTTTAATCAGTGGAAAGACAAATGCAATTAAAAAAGCGATTGTTCAAGTACAAGAAGGAGAAACAATTGATTTTTACAACAATATCTAA
- the rplD gene encoding 50S ribosomal protein L4 gives MEVKVLDFNGKDTGRKVQLSDSVFAIEPNNHAVYLDVKQYLANQRQGTHKAKERAEVTGSTRKIKKQKGTGTARAGSVKNPLFKGGGTVFGPRPRSYSFKLNKGLKRLARKSAFSIKAKESNVIVLEDFNFDVPNTKNFINVLKALGLENKKSLFVLGESNKNVYLSSRNLKASNVVTSSELSTYAILNANNLVLLEGSLELIEENLSK, from the coding sequence ATGGAAGTAAAAGTATTAGATTTCAACGGAAAAGATACTGGAAGAAAAGTTCAACTTTCTGATTCAGTATTCGCAATTGAACCAAACAATCACGCAGTATATCTTGATGTTAAGCAATATCTTGCTAATCAAAGACAAGGTACTCATAAAGCTAAAGAAAGAGCTGAAGTAACTGGTAGTACGCGTAAGATTAAAAAACAAAAGGGAACAGGTACTGCTCGTGCAGGAAGTGTTAAGAACCCTTTGTTTAAAGGTGGGGGAACAGTTTTTGGGCCAAGACCAAGAAGTTATTCATTTAAATTGAATAAAGGATTGAAAAGATTGGCAAGAAAATCTGCTTTCTCAATCAAAGCAAAAGAGTCAAATGTTATCGTTCTTGAAGACTTTAATTTTGATGTACCAAACACTAAAAATTTCATTAACGTTTTGAAAGCTTTAGGGTTAGAAAATAAAAAATCTCTATTTGTATTGGGTGAGTCAAATAAAAATGTATATTTGTCGTCACGTAATTTGAAGGCTTCAAACGTCGTAACTAGCTCTGAATTAAGCACTTACGCAATATTAAACGCTAATAATTTAGTGCTTTTGGAAGGTTCTTTAGAGTTAATTGAAGAAAATTTAAGTAAATAA
- the rplC gene encoding 50S ribosomal protein L3, protein MSGLIGKKIGMTSIFDENGKNIPCTVIEAGPCVVTQVRTKGVDGYEALQLGFDDKNEKHSTKAALGHFKKAGTVAKKKVVEFQDFATEQKLGDLIDVSIFEEGEFVDVQGVSKGKGFQGVVKRHGFGGVGQATHGQHNRLRAPGSVGASSYPSRVFKGMRMAGRMGGDNVKVQNLRVLKVVAEKNLLVVKGCIPGHKNSYVIIQK, encoded by the coding sequence ATGTCTGGGTTAATTGGTAAAAAAATCGGCATGACTAGTATTTTCGATGAAAACGGGAAAAACATTCCTTGTACAGTAATCGAGGCTGGGCCGTGTGTTGTTACCCAAGTCAGAACCAAAGGTGTTGACGGGTATGAAGCGTTGCAACTTGGTTTCGATGACAAAAACGAGAAACATTCTACTAAAGCTGCTTTAGGGCACTTTAAAAAAGCTGGAACTGTTGCTAAGAAAAAAGTCGTTGAATTCCAAGATTTCGCAACTGAACAAAAATTAGGAGATCTTATTGATGTTTCTATTTTTGAAGAAGGAGAATTTGTAGATGTACAAGGTGTATCTAAAGGTAAAGGTTTTCAGGGTGTTGTTAAACGTCACGGTTTTGGTGGGGTTGGACAAGCTACTCATGGTCAGCACAACCGTTTAAGAGCGCCAGGTTCTGTAGGAGCTTCTTCTTATCCATCTAGAGTATTCAAAGGAATGCGTATGGCTGGAAGAATGGGTGGAGATAATGTAAAAGTACAAAACCTTAGAGTTTTAAAAGTAGTTGCTGAAAAGAACTTACTTGTTGTTAAAGGGTGTATTCCTGGACACAAAAACTCTTACGTAATCATTCAGAAGTAA
- the rpsJ gene encoding 30S ribosomal protein S10: MSQKIRIKLKSYDHMLVDKSAEKIVKTVKTTGAVVTGPIPLPTHKKLFTVLRSPHVNKKAREQFEVMSYKRLIDIYSSSSKTIDALMKLELPSGVEVEIKV, encoded by the coding sequence ATGAGTCAAAAAATCAGAATAAAACTAAAATCTTACGATCACATGTTGGTAGATAAATCTGCTGAAAAGATCGTAAAAACAGTAAAAACTACTGGAGCAGTTGTGACAGGTCCAATTCCGTTGCCAACTCACAAAAAACTTTTCACTGTATTGCGTTCTCCGCACGTTAATAAAAAAGCGAGAGAGCAATTTGAAGTAATGTCATACAAGAGATTGATTGATATTTATTCATCTTCATCTAAAACTATTGATGCTTTAATGAAACTTGAATTGCCAAGTGGTGTTGAAGTAGAGATAAAAGTATAA
- the fusA gene encoding elongation factor G, with the protein MARDLKYTRNIGIAAHIDAGKTTTTERILFYTGKSHKIGEVHDGAATMDWMAQEQERGITITSAATTCTWNFPTEQGKVLPESLPYHFNIIDTPGHVDFTVEVNRSLRVLDGLVFLFSAVDGVEPQSETNWRLADQYRVPRMGFVNKMDRQGANFLAVCGQVKDMLKSNAVAITLPIGDEADFKGIVDLVKNQAIVWHDETQGATFDIVDIPADMVDDVKHYRSILIEEIATYDENLLDKYMEDENSITEEEINNALRAATIDMAIIPMLAGSSFKNKGVQFMLDAVCKYLPSPLDKEGIEGIHPDDAELLEEDQTKILRKPDVKEPFAALAFKIATDPFVGRLAFFRAYSGRLDAGSYVLNTRSGNKERISRIYQMHANKQNPIEYIEAGDIGAAVGFKDIKTGDTLCDEKNPIILESMKFPEPVIGIAIEPKTKADVDKMGMALAKLAEEDPTFTVRTDEASGQTIISGMGELHLDILVDRMKREFKVEVNQGEPQVEYKEAFTRSAQHRETYKKQSGGRGKFGDIVFRIEPADEVDGKVPVGLQFVNEVKGGNVPKEYIPAVEKGFREAMKTGPLAGYAVDSLKVTLLDGSFHPVDSDALSFELAARMGYKESGRAAGAVILEPIMKIEVITPEENMGDIVGDLNRRRGQVNDMGDRNGAKTIKADVPLSEMFGYVTTLRTLSSGRATSTMEFSHYAETPSNISEEVIKKAKGNA; encoded by the coding sequence ATGGCTAGAGATTTAAAATATACAAGAAATATCGGGATTGCTGCTCACATTGATGCTGGTAAAACAACTACAACTGAGCGTATTCTTTTTTATACTGGAAAATCACACAAAATTGGTGAGGTACACGATGGTGCAGCAACAATGGACTGGATGGCGCAAGAGCAGGAAAGAGGTATTACAATTACTTCTGCTGCTACAACTTGTACTTGGAATTTTCCAACAGAGCAAGGTAAAGTTCTTCCGGAATCATTGCCTTACCACTTTAATATTATTGATACTCCTGGACACGTTGATTTTACTGTAGAGGTAAACCGTTCTTTACGTGTACTTGATGGTTTGGTTTTCTTGTTTAGTGCTGTTGATGGTGTTGAGCCTCAATCAGAAACTAACTGGAGACTTGCAGATCAATATAGAGTTCCTCGTATGGGATTCGTAAACAAAATGGACCGTCAAGGTGCTAACTTTTTAGCTGTATGCGGACAGGTTAAAGATATGTTGAAATCGAATGCGGTTGCAATTACTTTGCCTATTGGTGATGAAGCAGATTTTAAAGGTATTGTTGACTTAGTGAAAAATCAGGCTATTGTATGGCATGATGAAACTCAAGGAGCTACTTTTGATATCGTTGATATCCCAGCTGACATGGTTGATGATGTTAAGCACTATCGTTCTATCCTTATCGAAGAGATCGCTACTTATGATGAGAATCTTTTGGATAAATACATGGAAGATGAAAACTCTATTACTGAGGAAGAAATCAACAATGCGTTAAGAGCTGCTACTATTGATATGGCAATCATTCCTATGCTTGCTGGTTCTTCTTTCAAAAACAAAGGAGTTCAATTTATGTTAGATGCTGTTTGTAAGTATTTACCATCTCCGTTGGATAAAGAAGGTATTGAAGGTATTCACCCTGACGATGCTGAATTATTAGAAGAAGATCAAACTAAAATCTTGCGTAAGCCAGATGTAAAAGAGCCGTTTGCTGCTTTAGCATTTAAAATTGCTACTGACCCATTCGTAGGTCGTTTAGCTTTCTTCCGTGCTTACTCTGGACGTTTAGATGCTGGTTCTTATGTTTTAAATACTCGTTCTGGTAATAAAGAGAGAATTTCTCGTATTTACCAAATGCATGCTAATAAACAAAATCCAATCGAATATATTGAGGCTGGAGATATTGGAGCTGCTGTAGGATTTAAAGATATTAAAACTGGAGATACTCTATGTGATGAAAAGAATCCAATTATCTTGGAGTCTATGAAATTCCCAGAGCCGGTAATTGGTATCGCTATCGAGCCAAAAACTAAAGCTGACGTTGATAAGATGGGTATGGCTTTAGCTAAATTAGCTGAAGAGGATCCAACATTTACAGTTAGAACAGATGAGGCTTCAGGTCAGACTATTATTTCAGGTATGGGTGAGCTTCACTTAGATATCTTAGTTGACCGTATGAAACGTGAATTTAAAGTTGAAGTGAACCAAGGTGAGCCTCAAGTAGAATATAAAGAAGCGTTTACAAGATCTGCTCAACACAGAGAAACTTATAAAAAACAATCTGGAGGTCGTGGTAAATTCGGTGATATCGTATTTAGAATCGAGCCTGCTGATGAAGTTGATGGTAAAGTTCCTGTTGGATTGCAGTTTGTTAATGAAGTAAAAGGTGGTAACGTTCCTAAAGAATATATCCCTGCTGTTGAAAAAGGTTTCCGTGAGGCTATGAAAACAGGTCCATTAGCTGGATATGCTGTTGATAGTTTAAAGGTGACTTTATTAGACGGATCTTTCCACCCTGTGGATTCTGATGCTCTTTCTTTTGAATTAGCTGCTAGAATGGGTTATAAAGAATCTGGACGTGCTGCTGGAGCTGTTATTCTTGAGCCAATCATGAAAATCGAAGTTATTACTCCTGAAGAAAACATGGGTGATATCGTAGGTGACTTGAACCGTCGTAGAGGTCAGGTTAATGACATGGGTGATAGAAATGGTGCTAAAACTATTAAAGCTGATGTGCCTTTATCAGAAATGTTTGGTTATGTAACTACATTAAGAACATTATCTTCTGGTAGAGCAACTTCAACAATGGAGTTTTCTCACTATGCAGAAACACCTTCTAATATTTCAGAAGAGGTAATCAAAAAAGCAAAAGGTAACGCTTAA
- the rpsG gene encoding 30S ribosomal protein S7 — protein sequence MRKRAAKKRPLLPDPRFNDQLVTRFVNNLMWDGKKSTAFKVFYDAIDIIETKKQNDEKTSLEIWKDALTNVMPHVEVRSRRVGGATFQIPMQIRPDRKISMAMKWLILYSRRRNEKSMAQRLASECLAAAKEEGAAVKKRMDTHKMAEANKAFSHFRF from the coding sequence ATGAGAAAAAGAGCGGCAAAGAAAAGACCACTTTTACCAGATCCAAGATTTAATGATCAATTGGTAACACGTTTTGTAAACAACTTAATGTGGGACGGTAAGAAGTCAACGGCTTTTAAAGTTTTTTATGATGCTATTGATATCATCGAAACTAAAAAACAAAATGATGAGAAAACTTCATTAGAAATCTGGAAAGATGCTTTAACAAACGTTATGCCTCACGTAGAAGTACGTAGCCGTAGAGTTGGTGGAGCTACATTCCAAATTCCAATGCAGATTCGTCCAGACAGAAAAATTTCTATGGCAATGAAGTGGTTAATACTTTATTCAAGAAGAAGAAATGAAAAATCTATGGCACAACGTTTAGCATCAGAATGTTTAGCTGCGGCTAAAGAAGAAGGTGCTGCGGTTAAGAAAAGAATGGATACTCACAAAATGGCAGAGGCTAATAAAGCATTCTCTCACTTTAGATTTTAA
- the rpsL gene encoding 30S ribosomal protein S12, with the protein MPTIQQLVRTGRTQITKKSKSVALDSCPQRRGVCTRVYTTTPKKPNSAMRKVARVRLTNGNEVNAYIPGEGHNLQEHSIVLVRGGRVKDLPGVRYHIVRGALDTSGVAGRTQRRSKYGAKRPKEAKK; encoded by the coding sequence ATGCCAACAATTCAACAATTAGTAAGAACAGGAAGAACTCAGATCACTAAGAAGAGTAAATCGGTTGCTTTAGATTCTTGTCCTCAAAGAAGAGGGGTTTGTACGCGTGTTTACACTACTACACCAAAAAAACCAAACTCTGCAATGCGTAAAGTTGCGCGTGTACGTTTGACAAATGGTAATGAGGTGAATGCTTACATCCCTGGAGAAGGACATAATCTGCAAGAGCACTCGATAGTATTAGTGCGAGGTGGAAGGGTAAAAGATTTACCAGGTGTTAGATATCACATCGTTCGTGGAGCGCTTGATACGTCAGGTGTTGCAGGAAGAACGCAAAGAAGATCTAAGTACGGTGCTAAACGCCCAAAAGAAGCAAAAAAGTAA
- a CDS encoding SusC/RagA family TonB-linked outer membrane protein, protein MKLKFNGFLVLLLALVAQITFAQERAVSGTVSDNAGMPLPGVSVLVKGTKAGTQTDFDGKFSIKASQSQILVFSYIGMKSQEVAASSTTINVKLSDDSVELESVVVTALGIKKEKKALGYATSQVKGDDLQRSHEPNVIEGLAGKAAGIQVTGSAGTPGASSRIVIRGQKSISLSSQPLIVLDGQIIDNSINNNAGSGTNIGGVDDSNRAIDINPEDIESVSILKGGAAAAIYGENARNGVIIYTSKKGKKRKGIGIEFTSTASVDQVNMLPKIQLKYAAGTDGTTYIPPAAYGSDGFATSGGTNQSWGPLISSVPGLTAVNNPENFFQNGITTTQNVALSGGGDTGSFRLAFGHTDQTGMVPNTSLKRSNVSINAQYNITDKLKAGADIKYSNTGGVRAQKGSNVAGIMLSLYRTPASYDLRDYETPVGTNKNYFSAYDNPYYTVNNNTYTDETNRNIISGHITYNQSKAFNALVRAGVDTYTTHAQQNYSYSSNGNSTADGTGQVILDTYNASLYNIDLIFNGDFQFLDDKLTLGYNAGASINSKFSNDMYTVGSTMLLPGQYNLSNFTTFEPKNYDTKQIKRGIFGQVELGLYDQVYLTLTGRNDWTSTLPIDNSSYFYPAVSASWLFNKTLNLPDWINLGKIRGAFAETYASPNPYNVLTTFASPLYTDTFGPELKSPYGGAGAFGYENTLNNPELKPEHNKEFEIGLELEMFKRLRLNASAYKSTNYDLLVLAPIAASTGFTYYFTNGPTVENKGLEIELGYDIFKNTAFQWDINVNWSKNVNKVIDIQDNLNFSGMGSDFFSGNVAPSVIKGQPLGVMYGTAWERNNEGKLVIGSNGVPLVQDASQIIGNPTPDWLAGIRNNFSYKNVSLSFLLDIRKGGDIWNGTLARLHRLGVSEESAQDRSATYIIPGVTTSGAPNTVAVTNKVYYNSYLGDAGAANEQQVEKDVNWLRMRDISLGYSFGKLLSKSAPFVRDASLTLSARNLFVITNYNGVDPENSLAGSGSNTTGFDYFNNPGSKSYALTLKLNF, encoded by the coding sequence ATGAAACTAAAGTTTAATGGATTTTTAGTGCTTTTACTAGCACTAGTTGCGCAAATCACATTTGCACAGGAAAGAGCTGTTTCCGGAACAGTTTCTGACAATGCAGGAATGCCTCTACCAGGCGTTAGTGTATTGGTTAAAGGAACAAAAGCAGGAACACAAACAGACTTTGATGGAAAATTCTCTATTAAAGCATCACAAAGCCAAATTTTGGTATTTAGCTACATTGGGATGAAAAGCCAAGAAGTAGCAGCGAGTTCAACAACCATTAATGTAAAACTAAGCGATGATTCAGTTGAACTGGAAAGTGTTGTTGTAACAGCATTAGGAATTAAAAAAGAGAAAAAGGCATTAGGATATGCAACTTCTCAAGTTAAAGGTGATGATTTACAAAGATCTCACGAACCTAACGTAATTGAAGGACTTGCAGGAAAAGCAGCCGGTATCCAGGTAACAGGATCAGCAGGAACACCTGGTGCTTCAAGCAGAATAGTTATTAGAGGTCAAAAATCTATCAGCTTATCTAGTCAACCGTTAATAGTTTTAGATGGCCAGATAATTGACAACTCTATAAACAACAATGCAGGATCAGGTACTAACATAGGTGGTGTTGACGACTCTAACAGAGCTATTGATATTAATCCTGAAGACATAGAAAGTGTTTCTATCTTAAAAGGGGGTGCTGCAGCCGCAATTTATGGAGAGAATGCCAGAAATGGGGTAATCATTTACACTAGTAAAAAAGGAAAGAAAAGAAAGGGAATTGGTATTGAGTTCACTAGCACTGCATCAGTTGATCAGGTAAATATGCTACCAAAAATTCAACTTAAATATGCTGCAGGTACCGATGGAACTACATATATCCCACCAGCTGCATATGGTTCAGACGGTTTTGCAACAAGTGGAGGAACTAACCAAAGCTGGGGACCTCTAATTTCTAGCGTTCCTGGCCTTACAGCAGTTAATAACCCTGAAAATTTCTTTCAAAATGGAATAACAACTACACAGAATGTTGCTCTTTCTGGTGGTGGTGACACAGGAAGCTTCAGGCTTGCTTTTGGTCACACTGACCAAACAGGTATGGTTCCAAATACTTCTCTTAAAAGATCTAACGTTAGTATAAATGCACAATATAACATTACAGATAAATTAAAAGCAGGAGCTGATATAAAATACTCTAACACAGGAGGAGTAAGAGCACAAAAAGGAAGTAACGTAGCTGGGATAATGCTTTCTCTATACAGAACACCAGCAAGTTATGACCTGCGAGACTACGAAACACCTGTAGGAACCAACAAAAATTATTTTTCTGCATATGACAATCCTTATTACACAGTAAATAATAATACATATACTGACGAAACAAACCGCAACATAATTAGTGGTCATATTACCTATAACCAAAGCAAAGCTTTTAATGCATTAGTAAGAGCAGGTGTGGATACATACACTACTCATGCACAACAAAACTATTCTTATAGTAGTAATGGTAACTCAACTGCAGACGGAACTGGCCAGGTAATATTAGACACCTATAATGCAAGCCTTTATAATATTGATTTGATTTTCAATGGTGATTTTCAGTTTTTAGATGATAAGCTGACTTTGGGCTATAATGCAGGAGCATCTATTAACTCAAAGTTCTCAAATGACATGTACACTGTAGGATCTACAATGCTTTTACCAGGTCAATATAACCTAAGTAACTTCACTACTTTTGAACCTAAAAATTATGACACCAAACAAATAAAAAGGGGGATTTTCGGACAAGTTGAACTTGGTCTGTATGACCAAGTTTATTTGACACTTACAGGTAGAAATGACTGGACTAGTACATTACCAATAGATAATAGCTCATATTTTTATCCTGCCGTAAGCGCTTCCTGGTTATTTAATAAAACCCTTAACCTTCCAGACTGGATTAATTTAGGTAAAATAAGGGGAGCGTTTGCTGAAACTTATGCTTCACCAAATCCTTATAATGTTCTTACTACTTTTGCCTCTCCTTTATATACTGATACATTTGGACCGGAATTGAAGTCTCCATATGGAGGTGCTGGAGCCTTTGGATATGAAAACACCCTTAATAATCCAGAGCTAAAACCAGAACATAACAAAGAATTCGAAATAGGTTTAGAACTAGAGATGTTTAAAAGACTACGTTTAAATGCAAGTGCATATAAATCTACAAATTACGACTTATTAGTATTAGCACCAATCGCAGCATCTACTGGATTTACTTATTATTTTACCAATGGTCCAACAGTAGAGAACAAAGGATTAGAAATTGAATTAGGATACGATATATTCAAAAACACAGCTTTCCAATGGGATATCAATGTTAACTGGAGTAAAAACGTAAATAAGGTAATTGATATTCAAGATAATTTGAACTTTTCTGGAATGGGAAGTGATTTCTTTTCAGGTAACGTAGCACCATCAGTAATAAAAGGCCAGCCATTAGGCGTTATGTACGGAACAGCCTGGGAAAGAAATAATGAAGGTAAGTTAGTTATTGGATCAAATGGAGTTCCATTAGTTCAAGATGCTTCTCAAATCATTGGAAATCCAACTCCAGACTGGTTAGCAGGTATAAGAAATAATTTCAGTTATAAAAATGTATCATTAAGCTTCTTACTTGATATAAGAAAAGGTGGAGATATATGGAATGGTACACTTGCGAGACTTCATAGACTTGGAGTATCAGAAGAATCTGCTCAAGACAGAAGCGCTACTTATATTATTCCTGGAGTTACAACTTCTGGAGCACCAAATACAGTAGCAGTTACAAACAAAGTATACTATAATAGTTATTTAGGTGATGCTGGAGCAGCTAATGAGCAACAAGTGGAAAAAGATGTTAACTGGTTAAGAATGAGAGACATTAGCTTAGGATACAGTTTTGGAAAACTTCTTTCAAAAAGTGCACCATTTGTTAGAGACGCATCATTAACACTATCCGCAAGAAACTTATTTGTAATTACAAATTACAACGGTGTAGATCCGGAAAACTCTCTTGCAGGTTCAGGCTCAAACACTACTGGATTTGATTATTTTAATAATCCAGGTTCTAAAAGCTACGCTTTAACATTAAAACTTAATTTTTAG
- a CDS encoding SusD/RagB family nutrient-binding outer membrane lipoprotein: MKKIFYLSIILGALSLNSCQNELETFNENPNRPTEISTPQTLLTGAEIGTINNSVGNLARSFSILTQHTNGNNFQSAELGSYIITELDNEGDWGNIYQAGLSANLIVKNHEATYPYYGGIARILLALNMGYATDIWGDIPFSDAFGGVEGNISPKYDTQQEVIAKIQSYLDIAITDLSKPESANLNLTVPGTDDIFYGGDTEKWIKLAYSIKARYALRLTIKDGSTVAAQKALDYLQNAIAEKEDNLVATFDGGNNQSSWYAFNNQRKGYIGMGKFFIDLLKANTDPRLKYYAAQVGAPAAPGTYIGAAPESPDGSFKTSQLGTYVAGTAATPLNIFTFSEIKFIEAEAQFRLGHIPEAKLALQQGISASLIDVTGADNTAFAAATSTPTLENIITQKYIALFTTTEPYNDFRRTGFPVLTPNQASESKKIPVRLLTPKSERTLNNNATVVSDIYSPVWWATAN, translated from the coding sequence ATGAAAAAAATATTCTATTTATCTATAATATTAGGAGCGCTATCCCTAAATTCATGCCAAAATGAATTAGAAACATTTAACGAAAATCCTAATAGACCTACCGAAATATCTACCCCTCAGACATTACTTACAGGTGCTGAAATCGGAACAATCAATAACTCAGTAGGAAATTTAGCAAGAAGTTTTAGTATACTTACTCAGCATACTAATGGAAATAATTTTCAATCTGCTGAATTGGGAAGTTATATTATAACAGAATTAGACAATGAAGGGGACTGGGGAAATATCTACCAAGCCGGCTTAAGTGCAAACTTAATTGTAAAAAATCATGAAGCAACCTACCCTTATTATGGAGGTATTGCAAGGATATTATTAGCTCTTAACATGGGTTATGCAACAGATATTTGGGGCGACATTCCCTTTTCAGATGCATTTGGTGGAGTTGAAGGAAACATTTCTCCAAAATATGACACACAACAAGAAGTAATTGCAAAAATACAATCCTATCTTGATATAGCAATAACAGATTTATCTAAGCCTGAAAGTGCTAACCTTAATCTTACTGTACCTGGAACAGATGATATTTTTTATGGTGGAGATACTGAAAAATGGATTAAACTTGCTTACTCAATCAAAGCACGATATGCATTGAGATTAACAATAAAAGATGGAAGCACTGTAGCTGCACAGAAAGCTTTGGATTATTTACAAAATGCGATTGCTGAAAAGGAAGATAATTTAGTAGCTACTTTTGATGGAGGAAATAATCAAAGTTCATGGTACGCCTTTAACAATCAAAGAAAAGGTTACATAGGAATGGGTAAGTTTTTCATTGATTTATTGAAAGCCAATACAGATCCACGTTTAAAATATTATGCTGCACAAGTAGGAGCACCAGCTGCACCTGGAACTTATATTGGAGCTGCACCTGAATCTCCAGATGGTTCGTTTAAAACATCTCAACTTGGAACTTATGTTGCAGGAACAGCAGCGACTCCTTTAAATATTTTTACTTTTAGTGAAATAAAATTTATTGAGGCAGAAGCACAATTTAGATTAGGCCATATTCCTGAAGCTAAACTTGCTTTACAACAAGGTATAAGTGCGTCATTGATAGATGTTACCGGAGCAGACAATACTGCATTTGCAGCAGCTACATCAACTCCTACTTTGGAAAATATTATTACACAAAAATATATTGCTTTGTTTACTACTACTGAGCCATATAATGATTTTAGAAGAACAGGATTCCCTGTATTAACTCCAAATCAAGCTAGTGAATCTAAAAAGATTCCTGTAAGATTATTGACTCCAAAGTCAGAAAGAACATTAAACAACAACGCTACTGTTGTTTCTGACATATACAGTCCTGTTTGGTGGGCGACTGCTAACTAA